In Meles meles chromosome 14, mMelMel3.1 paternal haplotype, whole genome shotgun sequence, a single window of DNA contains:
- the LOC123956073 gene encoding cell division cycle protein 23 homolog encodes MLLKAKGADKPMQNRALKLNPRYLGAWTLMGHEYMEMKNTSAAIQAYRHATEVNKRDYRAWYGLGQTYEILKMPFYCLYYYRRAHQLRPNDSRMLVALGECYEKLNQLVEAKKCYWRAYAVGDVEKMALVKLAKLHEQLTESEQAAQCYIKYIQDIYSCGEIVEHLEESTAFRYLAQYYFKCKLWDEASTCAQKCCAFNDTREEGKALLRQILQLRNQGETPSTEMPAPFFLPASLSANNTPTRRVSPLNLSSVTP; translated from the coding sequence agCCCTGAAATTGAATCCTCGGTATCTTGGGGCCTGGACACTGATGGGACATGAGTACATGGAAATGAAGAACACATCTGCTGCTATTCAGGCTTATAGACATGCCACTGAGGTCAATAAACGGGACTACAGAGCCTGGTATGGGCTTGGACAGACCTATGAAATCCTTAAGAtgccattttattgcctttaTTATTACAGACGGGCCCATCAACTTCGGCCTAATGATTCTCGTATGCTGGTTGCTTTAGGAGAATGTTATGAGAAACTCAATCAACTAGTGGAAGCCAAAAAGTGTTATTGGAGAGCTTATGCCGTGggagatgtggagaaaatggcTCTGGTGAAACTGGCAAAGCTTCATGAACAGTTGACTGAGTCAGAACAAGCTGCCCAGTGTTACATCAAATATATCCAAGATATCTATTCCTGTGGGGAAATAGTGGAGCACCTGGAGGAAAGCACTGCCTTCCGCTATTTGGCCCAGTACTATTTTAAGTGCAAGCTATGGGATGAAGCTTCAACTTGTGCCCAAAAGTGTTGTGCATTCAATGATACCCGGGAAGAAGGGAAGGCCTTGCTCCGGCAAATCCTACAACTTCGGAACCAAGGCGAGACTCCTTCTACTGAGATGCCTGCTCCCTTTTTCCTCCCTGCCTCACTGTCTGCTAACAACACTCCCACACGCAGAGTTTCTCCACTCAACCTGTCTTCAGTCACACCATAG